One Spinacia oleracea cultivar Varoflay chromosome 4, BTI_SOV_V1, whole genome shotgun sequence DNA segment encodes these proteins:
- the LOC110800830 gene encoding uncharacterized protein: MTTVRRPKWHPQPPLQTPRILHLPRRTSTSTRRKVPTTNVKSNSDVNPFLRRSQKGKLEKLFDQERAFSYTLPPVPVVLLNSGERGRNENVPESEGEKWRFQAEMLRAECNFWRMEREIAVKKMERERVVLEKSLKSAVHTLLSGKKKIREGESGNSMLEEEIEELAKKLIQLQKSFKHIKSPELHHNCSSSSNFDKQASLLQKQLEKFSEMQEECSVKEISEVSEVSLPINSTTTRDGKIKCHGSKRRQSTRFTDVEILRRKMEGLSKGKLLKRMEEEYGYMLSGTANYSVSSSASTSKRYDFADSSSFPIQQSSSQEAKSGELKMCSGKCKAIVRRIMEQVKAETEQWSQMQVMLGQVKGEMEEVQASRDFWEEQALESEHRTKKLDSDVEEWKQKALSHETKQNQLQKQVQELQQELENLKLSKHSAPPITLGAQLAREKRMLMCRVKGNSNNQQTNQENADIKEVDVDYIEAKKTVQKSSIRQPFKEIGNYNNKSSPPLLRQNSRRYVYPLHSPNNS; the protein is encoded by the exons ATGACTACGGTGAGGAGACCCAAATGGCACCCACAACCACCACTACAAACACCAAGAATCCTCCACCTTCCACGGCGGACTTCTACTTCTACTCGCCGGAAAGTGCCCACTACGAACGTGAAATCGAATTCCGACGTCAACCCTTTTCTCCGGCGATCTCAGAAGGGTAAATTAGAGAAACTCTTTGACCAAGAGAGGGCGTTTTCGTACACTCTTCCTCCGGTGCCGGTGGTGTTGCTAAATTCCGGCGAGAGGGGTAGAAATGAGAATGTGCCGGAAAGTGAGGGGGAGAAATGGCGGTTTCAAGCTGAAATGTTGAGGGCGGAGTGTAATTTCTGGAgaatggagagagaaattgcTGTTAAGAAGATGGAGAGAGAAAGGGTAGTTTTGGAAAAGAGCTTGAAGTCTGCTGTTCATACACTACTCTCT GGAAAAAAGAAAATCCGGGAGGGTGAAAGCGGGAATTCAATGCTAGAGGAGGAAATTGAGGAGTTAGCAAAGAAGCTTATACAGTTACAAAAGAGCTTCAAGCATATAAAAAGCCCTGAACTTCATCATAATTGCAGCAGCAGCAGTAATTTTGATAAGCAAGCCTCTTTGCTTCAGAAACAACTCGAAAAATTCAGTGAAATGCAGGAAGAATGTTCTGTTAAGGAGATTTCAGAAGTATCAGAAGTTAGCTTACCTATCAATTCTACCACTACAAGAGATGGGAAGATTAAATGTCACGGTTCCAAACGTCGTCAGTCCACCAGGTTTACTGAT GTGGAGATTTTGAGAAGAAAAATGGAAGGATTATCAAAGGGGAAATTGTTGAAGAGAATGGAAGAAGAGTATGGATACATGTTATCAGGAACAGCTAACTATTCTGTTTCCAGTTCTGCTTCTACATCGAAACGATATGACTTTGCAGATTCATCTTCCTTTCCAATTCAGCAATCCTCATCACAG GAGGCAAAATCTGGGGAGCTCAAAATGTGTTCAGGCAAGTGTAAAGCAATAGTAAGGAGGATCATGGAACAGGTCAAAGCTGAGACAGAACAATGGTCTCAGATGCAAGTGATGTTGGGGCAAGTTAAGGGGGAGATGGAAGAAGTGCAGGCTTCTCGCGATTTCTGGGAAGAACAAGCACTCGAATCCGAGCACAGAACCAAGAAACTGGATTCTGAT GTGGAAGAATGGAAACAGAAAGCACTATCTCATGAAACAAAGCAAAATCAGCTACAGAAACAGGTACAAGAACTGCAACAAGAACTCGAAAACTTAAAACTCAGTAAACATTCAGCACCACCAATTACACTAGGAGCTCAACTTGCAAGAGAAAAGAGAATGCTAATGTGTCGTGTCAAAGGAAACAGCAACAATCAGCAAACAAACCAGGAAAATGCTGATATAAAAGAGGTTGATGTTGATTACATTGAAGCAAAGAAAACGGTACAGAAATCCAGCATCAGACAACCATTCAAAGAGATCggtaattataataataagtcATCACCACCTTTGCTGAGGCAGAATAGTAGAAGATATGTATACCCTTTGCATAGTCCTAATAACTCATAA